Proteins encoded in a region of the Cherax quadricarinatus isolate ZL_2023a chromosome 99, ASM3850222v1, whole genome shotgun sequence genome:
- the LOC138851092 gene encoding putative exonuclease GOR, translating into MAVVDKDFYNKLQGMKMSEDDLRRFCFPRSHWQSGKAQLFNIEQSFNTTIHGPRSRTCKRCNTVYRVDNEGCAVNLETCVHHWAKVSRSVNPYYHCCKRPINSPPCATAPQHVTEEIDQFNLTGFINTSLNQSLTAKAIYAIDCEMLYTKTGMDVAAISIVDSECQLVYETLILPESPIVDYNTGHSGLTMQQFRHVSTRLADVHAKLLTLFGSRTILVGHGLDHDLLRLKVIHDHIIDTSVLFPHPKGFPIRNSLSYLVSKYGMQFTSFSGLKCQSDAKAAMYLVRHW; encoded by the coding sequence ATGGCTGTTGTTGACAAGGATTTCTACAACAAACTTCAAGGGATGAAGATGTCTGAGGACGATTTACGACGTTTCTGCTTCCCGCGTTCTCACTGGCAGTCGGGAAAAGCTCAGCTTTTTAACATTGAACAAAGCTTCAACACTACAATTCATGGGCCTAGAAGCCGTACCTGCAAACGCTGCAACACTGTGTATCGTGTTGACAATGAAGGTTGTGCGGTGAACCTTGAGACTTGTGTACACCACTGGGCGAAAGTGTCCAGGTCAGTCAAtccctactaccactgctgtaaGCGACCCATCAATTCTCCACCTTGTGCTACCGCTCCACAGCATGTCACGGAAGAAATTGATCAATTCAACCTAACAGGCTTTATCAACACTAGTCTCAATCAGAGTCTTACAGCGAAAGCCATTTATGCCATCGACTGTGAAATGCTTTATACAAAAACAGGTATGGACGTAGCAGCCATATCAATAGTGGACTCAGAGTGCCAGTTGGTGTACGAGACACTGATTCTGCCAGAGTCACCCATCGTAGACTACAACACTGGACACTCAGGACTTACCATGCAGCAGTTTCGACATGTCTCGACACGACTCGCAGATGTGCATGCTAAGCTGCTCACATTATTTGGAAGTCGTACCATTTTAGTGGGTCATGGATTAGACCACGACCTTCTGAGGCTGAAAGTAATACACGATCACATTATAGATACAAGTGTGCTTTTCCCACATCCTAAGGGATTCCCTATCCGAAACTCTCTCTCCTACTTAGTCAGTAAATACGGGATGCAGTTTACATCTTTCTCTGGCCTCAAGTGTCAGAGTGATGCAAAGGCAGCCATGTATCTCGTCCGACATTGGTAA